A genomic stretch from Lathyrus oleraceus cultivar Zhongwan6 chromosome 2, CAAS_Psat_ZW6_1.0, whole genome shotgun sequence includes:
- the LOC127123607 gene encoding thiosulfate sulfurtransferase 18 encodes MSCCLALFLLLLFVLCSSRAEIVTIDVQAAKNFIQTYHNYLDVRTVEEFLKGHVDAANIFNVPYILETPKGKVKNPNFLKEVSFVFNKEDHIIVGCQIGVRSLSATSELLADGFKNVKDMGGGYVEWVRNKLPVIHKGLKNNYNKI; translated from the exons ATGTCTTGTTGTCTGGCattatttcttcttcttttgtttGTGTTGTGTAGCTCAAGAGCAGAGATTGTGACTATTGATGTACAAGCAGCCAAGAATTTCATCCAGACATATCACAATTATCTTGATGTTAG GACGGTGGAAGAGTTTTTGAAAGGGCATGTGGATGCAGCTAATATCTTTAATGTTCCATATATTTTGGAAACACCGAAGG GCAAGGTGAAGAACCCTAATTTTTTAAAGGAAGTTTCATTTGTATTCAACAAAGAAGATCATATCATTGTG GGTTGCCAAATTGGGGTGAGATCTCTATCTGCAACTTCTGAATTACTAGCTGAT GGTTTTAAGAATGTGAAGGACATGGGAGGAGGTTATGTGGAGTGGGTCAGAAACAAGCTTCCAGTGATACATAAGGGGCTAAAGAACAACTATAATAAGATCTAG